The DNA window TGTGGCTCGGGCCTGCTTTGGCCTctgccccgggccggcccggccgtgtCCCTGTGGTTGCCAACCCCTCCTCAGCCCCGTGGGGCACTGACCGCTGCCCGGGGTGGCTCTCCAGCCCGCAATGTAGCAGGTTTTCAGctcgggcactgccagggagctgtcgggcacacagcccagctggatgtAGTCGCTGCACTCCACGGGCttgtccagctccagcagggcaaTGTTGTTCCTGGCCTTGGCAGAGTTGTAATTTTGGTGCAACAGGAGGGTCCGGATGTGGCGCAGCTCAGCCTCGGGGCCTGGCTGGCTCAGATCTGTGGCCCCGATCACCACTTCCCATCTGGATatgtccctgaggagaaggagatggagaaagggGTGTCATAGCAGAGTGAGGGACTGCAGTAGCGCCATTcgcttcctgtgctggggacatccctgtgctgtgggGACATCGCTGCCCCTGTTggggtcccatccctgtccctgctgggtcccaaccctgttcctgctgggatcccaacCCTGTTCCTTTTcggatcccatccctgtttttGCTGGGATCCCATTCCTCTCCCagttgggatcccatccctgtccctgtcaggtcccatccctgtccctgctgggtcccaacactgttcctgctgggatcccatccctttccctgttgggatcccaacactgttcctgctgggatcccatctctgtccctgttgggatgccatccctttccctgttgggatcccatccctgtccctgctcctccttaccCTGCCCTAACAAAGCAGCTGGCCACTGTCAGCACCCACTGGGGGTGGATGAGTGCCCCCGAGCACATGTGCCACGTGCCATTGTCCAAGGTGGCCTGGATGCTGATGACACCAGGCCAGGCCCCTGGGtggaccccagtgccacccatgtCCTGCGAGGTGTCTTCgaaagaatcccaggatccataGTCAGAGTCCTGGGAATTTTCGGGAACCAGCGATCTGTGGTCGAAGGCCATGGGCCGGAGCCCGCAGGTGCCTCTGGAAGCACAAAGCCATCAATGCCCTGctcggggacagcagggacagggacccccaaggggctcctctgtgcccaggctgtgccagggaccccccgaatgtccctgagccccccgggGACACTGACCTGCACGTGTCCCAGGCGGCCCCCACGGGCcgggccagggccagcagcacaagcagccacagcaaagcCATCGGTGCCAGAGCAGTAGCAGAGGCAAAACCGAAGTGTCACCTCTGATGCCCACAGCCCTGGTGGTGCCCATGGAGCCACCAGGCGGGGCTGATGTCACAGAGGGGTGGAACGGAGCCGTGGAActttggaatggtttgggtgggagagACCTTAACGACGGCGTGGTGCCACCCGAGCCATGGGCACGGCCACCTCCCGCTGGCTCccgggcacttccagggatggcgCTGGCGCTGCTTCCCTGGAATTGTGGCGTTtcgagcagcagggagggattggatgagggaaaggcaGCCATGGAGGAGCTCGGGCACGGGGGATTTGTGTCCCCTTGGGGCAGTTCCATTGTCACCACTGCTCCCCGATCCCAGCTCTGATCCCAAAGATTTGTGTCCCCTCAGAGGCAGCTCCATTGTCACCGCCTCTCCCTTATCCCAGAGATTTGTATCCCCTCAGGAGTAGCTCCATTGTCACTGCCTGTCCCTGGTCCCAAAGATCTGTATCCCTTTGGGGCAGATCCATTGTCCCCGCCTCTCCCCGACCCCGTCTccgatcccaaatccatccccacCCCCCTCCGGGAACCGGGCACAGCCGGGATCGCTCCCCACGGAAGCCTCTCGGCCCGGGGGCGGTTCTGGGCAGGCAAGAGGTGACAGATGGCACCGGGATGTCCCCGCGCTGTCGCTGCCACCCCGCAGGCTCCAG is part of the Cinclus cinclus chromosome 4, bCinCin1.1, whole genome shotgun sequence genome and encodes:
- the LOC134043829 gene encoding acrosin-like; translated protein: MALLWLLVLLALARPVGAAWDTCRGTCGLRPMAFDHRSLVPENSQDSDYGSWDSFEDTSQDMGGTGVHPGAWPGVISIQATLDNGTWHMCSGALIHPQWVLTVASCFVRAGDISRWEVVIGATDLSQPGPEAELRHIRTLLLHQNYNSAKARNNIALLELDKPVECSDYIQLGCVPDSSLAVPELKTCYIAGWRATPGSARSPRLVLQEAKVRLMDVQLCNSSRWYGGAVHPQDLCAGYPRGGIDTCQGDIGGPLVCKDNVGDYFWLVGLASWGRGCAGAKRPGVFTSTQHFHTWIQVQMGLLPPGADVPPAEPFPLPPPEPEEEPEPDSDLSDLENPNPEPEDSTVISFQQQILGKFLNLVLELLQFLKGKKT